A single Pseudomonas brassicacearum DNA region contains:
- a CDS encoding DeoR/GlpR family DNA-binding transcription regulator: protein MTSPHEAFPGERQQLISERLARYGRVIAADLASEFNVSEHSIRRDLGALAAAGVCKRVYGGAILVPAVEGSLDVRVRKDPARKGSLGQAAAALLRAGQHVFIDAGSTNLAVACAIDPQLQLTLTTNSPLIAVQLMKLPRAEVILLGGRLSPNAGGVIGLTAVQQLRQFSFDVCVLGACAIDPDNGVTAFGLDDAEFKRAVVAASGQVIAAVTNEKLSSVAHYQVAACEEVASLVVEHDAPRERLEPFFGRVTNVVTAASELRHS from the coding sequence CGTTCCCCGGCGAACGCCAGCAATTGATCAGCGAGCGTCTTGCCCGGTATGGCCGGGTGATCGCGGCTGACTTGGCCAGCGAATTCAATGTGTCCGAGCACTCGATACGGCGTGATCTGGGGGCATTGGCAGCGGCGGGGGTGTGCAAGCGCGTTTATGGCGGCGCGATACTCGTGCCCGCTGTCGAAGGCTCATTGGACGTACGCGTGCGCAAAGACCCGGCGCGCAAGGGCAGTCTCGGCCAAGCGGCCGCTGCACTGCTGCGCGCGGGCCAGCACGTCTTCATCGACGCCGGGTCGACCAATCTGGCCGTGGCCTGCGCCATCGATCCGCAACTGCAGCTGACCCTCACCACCAATTCGCCGCTGATTGCGGTTCAGTTGATGAAGCTGCCCCGCGCTGAGGTCATCCTGCTGGGTGGCCGCTTGAGTCCAAACGCGGGTGGCGTGATCGGGTTGACGGCTGTCCAGCAATTGCGCCAGTTCAGTTTTGACGTGTGTGTCCTCGGCGCCTGCGCCATCGATCCGGACAATGGCGTCACGGCGTTCGGCCTGGATGACGCGGAGTTCAAGCGCGCGGTGGTCGCGGCAAGCGGGCAGGTGATCGCGGCGGTGACCAACGAGAAGCTCTCCAGCGTTGCCCACTATCAGGTGGCCGCCTGCGAAGAGGTCGCCTCCCTGGTGGTCGAGCACGATGCGCCGCGTGAGCGACTCGAACCCTTCTTCGGCCGGGTGACCAACGTCGTGACTGCAGCCAGTGAGCTACGGCACAGCTGA
- a CDS encoding polyamine ABC transporter substrate-binding protein encodes MSLFLRNTLLGAVVSMLVSGASLAEERTVRIYNWIEYLPPEILKSFQEETGIRPIYDVFDSVETLESKLLTGNSGYDVVYPSSSNVSHLIAAGAVQPLDRSQLPNWQHLDPEFMKSLEAVGDPGNRYAAPYLWGTTLIGYNVDKVRQVLGADVQMNTWDILFKEENMAKLASCGVGLLDAANEIVPIALHYEGLDPNSQKREDYAKAQAAMLKVRPYITYFNSSRYGMDLANGEICVGVGWSGGVALAKRLAEDAGKGVKVEMALPKEGAPMWSDVMMVPTNAPHTQEAYAFINYILRPDVIARISNKIGYPNPNKEATALVNADIRNNPAMYVPDEARKTLFALEPVPAAVERIRTRTWTGIKTHR; translated from the coding sequence ATGAGCCTGTTTTTGCGCAACACCTTGCTGGGCGCTGTTGTTTCGATGCTGGTCAGTGGCGCGAGCCTGGCCGAAGAGCGGACGGTGCGAATCTACAACTGGATCGAGTACCTGCCGCCTGAAATCCTCAAGAGCTTCCAGGAGGAAACCGGCATCCGTCCCATCTACGACGTTTTCGACAGCGTCGAGACCTTGGAGTCCAAACTCCTGACCGGCAACTCCGGGTATGACGTGGTCTACCCGAGCAGTTCCAACGTCAGTCACCTGATTGCCGCTGGCGCCGTCCAACCCCTGGACCGCAGCCAGTTGCCGAACTGGCAGCATCTGGACCCCGAGTTCATGAAGTCCCTGGAAGCGGTGGGCGATCCGGGTAACCGCTATGCGGCGCCGTACCTGTGGGGCACGACCCTGATCGGCTATAACGTCGACAAGGTGCGCCAGGTGCTGGGCGCCGATGTGCAAATGAACACCTGGGACATCCTTTTCAAGGAAGAGAACATGGCCAAGCTGGCCAGTTGCGGCGTCGGTCTGCTCGACGCCGCCAACGAGATCGTGCCCATCGCCTTGCACTACGAAGGGCTCGACCCCAACAGCCAGAAACGTGAGGACTACGCAAAGGCGCAAGCGGCCATGCTCAAGGTTCGCCCCTACATCACCTACTTCAATTCGTCGCGCTACGGCATGGACCTGGCCAACGGCGAAATCTGCGTCGGGGTGGGTTGGTCCGGTGGGGTGGCCCTGGCCAAGAGGCTGGCCGAAGACGCAGGGAAGGGGGTCAAGGTGGAAATGGCGCTGCCCAAGGAAGGTGCGCCGATGTGGTCGGACGTCATGATGGTGCCCACCAACGCCCCTCATACCCAAGAGGCCTACGCGTTCATCAATTACATCTTGCGTCCCGATGTCATCGCGCGGATCAGCAACAAGATCGGTTACCCCAACCCGAACAAGGAAGCCACGGCGCTGGTCAACGCCGATATTCGCAACAACCCCGCCATGTATGTGCCGGACGAGGCGCGCAAGACCCTGTTCGCGTTGGAGCCGGTGCCGGCGGCAGTGGAGCGGATCCGCACCCGCACCTGGACTGGCATCAAGACCCATCGCTGA
- a CDS encoding Gfo/Idh/MocA family protein: protein MQPIRLGLVGYGKIAQDQHVPAIHANPAFQLVAVATQGLPCAGVDNFRSLGELLENGPQVDAIAFCTPPQGRFALVQQALAAGKHVLVEKPPCATLGEAMALVEQVREQGVSGLFAWHSRYAPGIAAARDWLASRTLQSVQIDWKEDVRKWHPGQAWIWQPGGLGVFDPGINALSIVTHLLALPLFVESAELRVPDNCQSPIAASIKMADARHLDIRAEFDFDHGHDELWSIEIRCAEGVLRLDNGGALLSIDGVRQAVSEEAEYAAVYRHFQQLIADNASDMDLQPLRLVADSFFVGSRTAVEPFYD from the coding sequence ATGCAACCGATTCGTCTCGGGCTGGTGGGCTACGGCAAGATTGCCCAGGATCAACACGTTCCAGCCATCCACGCCAACCCCGCGTTTCAACTGGTGGCTGTCGCCACGCAAGGGCTGCCTTGCGCCGGGGTGGATAACTTCCGGTCCCTGGGCGAACTGCTCGAAAACGGTCCGCAGGTCGATGCCATTGCGTTTTGCACACCGCCACAAGGTCGATTTGCCCTGGTGCAACAGGCGCTGGCGGCTGGCAAGCACGTGCTGGTGGAAAAACCGCCGTGCGCCACGCTGGGAGAAGCCATGGCGTTGGTGGAGCAGGTCCGCGAGCAAGGCGTCAGCGGCCTGTTCGCCTGGCATTCGCGTTACGCGCCGGGCATCGCAGCCGCCCGTGACTGGCTGGCGAGTCGCACCTTGCAGAGCGTGCAGATCGACTGGAAGGAAGACGTGCGCAAGTGGCACCCCGGCCAGGCATGGATCTGGCAACCCGGTGGCCTGGGCGTCTTCGATCCGGGTATCAATGCCTTGTCGATTGTGACCCATCTGCTGGCGCTGCCGCTGTTCGTGGAATCCGCCGAGTTGCGCGTGCCGGACAACTGCCAGTCGCCAATTGCCGCCAGCATCAAGATGGCCGACGCGCGCCACCTCGATATTCGTGCGGAGTTCGATTTCGACCATGGCCATGACGAGCTCTGGAGTATCGAGATTCGCTGCGCCGAAGGCGTCCTGCGCCTGGACAACGGCGGTGCACTGTTGAGCATCGACGGCGTGCGCCAGGCTGTATCCGAGGAAGCCGAGTACGCGGCGGTGTATCGACATTTCCAGCAACTGATTGCCGACAACGCCAGCGACATGGACCTGCAGCCGCTGCGGTTGGTCGCGGACAGTTTTTTTGTCGGCAGCCGGACGGCGGTCGAGCCGTTCTACGATTAA
- a CDS encoding tRNA (adenine(22)-N(1))-methyltransferase, translating to MNEQTLSMRLERVAAHMPAGARLADIGSDHAYLPVALLRRGAIAMAVAGEVALTPFRAAERTVGENGLEQQISVRLANGLAAIEPEDGITAISLCGMGGETIRDILDSGKARLSGQERLILQPNGGEQPLRQWLMEHDYRILCEEVLRENRFYYEIIVAERAGPVTYTAEELYFGPLQLQARNPIFLAKWQRLLRQKQKTLTSFAKARQAVPEEKLQDIARQARWITELLA from the coding sequence TTGAACGAACAGACCTTGTCCATGCGCCTGGAGCGCGTGGCGGCGCATATGCCAGCGGGTGCGCGCCTGGCCGATATCGGCTCGGATCACGCTTACCTGCCGGTAGCCTTGCTGCGCCGTGGCGCCATCGCGATGGCGGTGGCTGGCGAGGTGGCGCTGACGCCGTTTCGCGCCGCCGAACGCACCGTGGGCGAGAATGGCCTGGAACAGCAGATCAGCGTACGCCTGGCCAATGGCCTGGCGGCGATCGAGCCGGAAGACGGGATCACCGCGATCAGCCTCTGTGGCATGGGCGGCGAGACGATCCGCGACATCCTGGACAGCGGCAAAGCGCGGTTGAGTGGCCAGGAACGCCTGATCCTGCAGCCCAACGGCGGCGAGCAACCGCTGCGCCAATGGCTGATGGAACACGACTACCGCATCCTCTGCGAGGAAGTGCTGCGGGAAAACCGTTTCTACTACGAGATCATCGTCGCCGAGCGCGCTGGGCCAGTGACGTACACGGCCGAGGAGCTGTACTTCGGCCCGCTGCAGCTGCAAGCCCGTAACCCGATCTTCCTGGCCAAGTGGCAGCGCCTGCTGCGCCAGAAGCAAAAGACCCTCACCAGTTTCGCCAAGGCGCGGCAAGCCGTGCCGGAAGAGAAGCTGCAAGACATAGCCCGGCAGGCCCGTTGGATCACTGAGTTGTTGGCTTGA
- a CDS encoding type I secretion system permease/ATPase, with the protein MRFLLDPRHDIDAALLSYRRVFWALALFSGVINLLVLVPSLYMMQVYDRVLTSRNETTLFMLTLMALGLFMFSALIEWVRGEVMIRMSAGLDDALGERIFDAAFSRSLREHNANPAQVLTDLATLRQLITGQGLIALLDAPWLPIFLLVAFIFHPWFGVLTLVLALVLIGLALWGELATRARLGEANRLGVQSSIYVNSTLHNAEVIQALGMLGPLRQRWSLLQQRIIAAQAHASDRSARITSTTRFVRISGQSLALGLGALLVLEGQLSAGMMIAMSLLLGRALAPVEIAIGSWKQFNAGRQSYQRLSQLLAQHPRERLRMPLPPPTGAVRLEQLYVGPPGASQPILRGINFSLAKGDVLAVVGPSASGKSTLARALVGVWPAMGGSVRLDDAEISQWSHDALGPHLGYLPQDIELFDGTVADNIARFGEQDADKIIVAGRHAGIHEMILRFPKGYDTPLGPGGLGLSGGQKQRLGLARALYGRPSLIVLDEPNSNLDDAGELALVQAISALKAAGSTVVLITHRPSVLAVVDHILVLKDGTQQAFGPRDRVLKALMPGPRPAAVREAGGDA; encoded by the coding sequence ATGCGCTTTCTACTCGATCCGCGTCATGACATTGATGCTGCCTTATTGAGCTACCGCCGGGTGTTCTGGGCCCTGGCATTGTTCAGTGGCGTGATCAATCTGTTGGTGCTGGTGCCGTCGCTCTACATGATGCAGGTCTACGACCGGGTCCTGACCAGCCGCAACGAAACCACCTTGTTCATGCTCACCTTGATGGCCTTGGGGCTGTTCATGTTCAGCGCCCTGATCGAGTGGGTCCGTGGCGAGGTGATGATTCGCATGAGCGCGGGGCTGGACGATGCCTTGGGGGAGCGGATTTTCGACGCCGCCTTCTCCCGCAGCCTGCGCGAGCACAACGCCAACCCGGCGCAGGTGCTCACCGATCTGGCGACGCTGCGCCAGTTGATTACCGGGCAGGGCCTGATCGCCTTGCTCGATGCACCCTGGCTGCCGATCTTCCTGCTGGTGGCGTTCATCTTTCACCCCTGGTTCGGCGTGCTGACACTGGTGCTGGCCTTGGTGCTGATCGGCCTGGCGCTGTGGGGAGAACTGGCGACGCGAGCACGCTTGGGGGAGGCCAATCGACTGGGGGTGCAGTCGTCTATCTATGTGAACAGCACGCTGCACAATGCTGAAGTCATCCAGGCTCTGGGCATGCTCGGGCCGCTGCGTCAGCGCTGGAGCCTGCTGCAGCAACGGATCATTGCCGCTCAGGCCCATGCCAGCGATCGCAGCGCGCGTATCACCTCGACGACCCGTTTCGTGCGCATCTCCGGGCAGTCCCTGGCGTTGGGGCTGGGCGCCTTGCTGGTGCTTGAAGGCCAACTGTCGGCAGGCATGATGATCGCTATGTCGCTGTTGCTGGGACGGGCCCTGGCGCCCGTGGAAATCGCCATCGGCTCGTGGAAGCAATTCAACGCCGGACGCCAGAGCTACCAGCGCCTGAGCCAATTGCTGGCCCAGCATCCGCGCGAGCGCCTGCGCATGCCGTTGCCACCGCCGACCGGCGCGGTGCGCCTGGAGCAGTTGTATGTCGGTCCGCCGGGCGCTTCGCAGCCGATCCTGCGCGGGATCAATTTCAGCCTCGCCAAGGGCGATGTGCTGGCCGTGGTCGGCCCCAGTGCCAGCGGTAAATCGACCCTGGCCAGGGCGCTGGTCGGGGTATGGCCGGCCATGGGCGGGTCGGTGCGCCTGGACGACGCCGAGATCAGCCAGTGGTCCCACGACGCCCTGGGCCCACACCTTGGCTACCTGCCGCAGGACATCGAGTTGTTCGACGGCACTGTCGCCGACAACATCGCCCGCTTCGGTGAGCAGGACGCCGACAAGATCATCGTCGCCGGGCGTCATGCCGGCATTCACGAAATGATCCTGCGCTTTCCCAAGGGCTACGACACGCCGTTGGGCCCCGGTGGGCTTGGCTTGTCCGGTGGGCAGAAACAACGCCTGGGCCTGGCTCGCGCGCTGTATGGACGGCCATCGCTGATCGTGCTCGATGAGCCCAACTCCAATCTCGATGACGCCGGCGAGCTGGCGCTGGTGCAGGCCATCAGTGCGCTCAAGGCGGCTGGCAGCACCGTGGTGTTGATTACTCACCGACCCAGTGTGCTGGCGGTGGTCGATCACATCCTGGTGCTCAAGGACGGTACTCAACAAGCGTTCGGCCCACGGGACCGGGTGCTCAAGGCATTGATGCCGGGGCCGAGACCGGCCGCGGTCAGGGAGGCGGGCGGCGATGCGTGA
- a CDS encoding serine hydrolase domain-containing protein — protein sequence MNQNTVPSLASLYVETHESSFDARLAPSLMQGFPAEPQRRVTWHNWMSPPFNQWGFRNLARLRPCIDVQAGSGPVSAFKQALQPLDELHFDSECGLSISVIDHLVASQTDAFLVLQGDTVLFERYFNGQCPQDRHIMFSVTKSLIGALGEQLVCEDLLDPTLTAAHYVPELTGSAFGDATVRQLFDMAVAVDYSEVYEDPDSESSQYGYACGFQPAPAQYATFESLYQYLPSLRKRGSHGGFFHYVTATTEALAWVMERASGKACHQLLQEIWSQLGCERDGYFLADPWGRSVAGAGFSATLRDMARFGRLLANDGRQGGTQLLSAEALAGIAAGADPAIYAASPDFSSWTPGASYRSQWYVFNDHRQALMAGGIHGQYLFIDKPSGVVIVKQSSLGEAVSPFDGDSVRMLRAIAAHLTP from the coding sequence ATGAATCAGAACACCGTGCCTTCACTGGCCAGTCTTTACGTCGAGACTCACGAATCGTCATTTGACGCACGCCTGGCGCCTTCACTCATGCAAGGCTTTCCCGCCGAACCCCAGCGCCGCGTTACCTGGCACAACTGGATGAGCCCACCGTTCAACCAATGGGGTTTCCGCAACCTGGCGCGCTTGCGTCCTTGCATCGACGTGCAGGCCGGCAGCGGGCCGGTCAGCGCGTTCAAGCAGGCGCTCCAGCCGCTGGATGAGCTGCACTTCGACAGCGAATGTGGCTTGAGCATCAGCGTGATCGATCACCTGGTCGCCAGCCAGACCGATGCTTTCCTGGTCTTGCAGGGCGACACCGTACTGTTTGAGCGCTACTTCAACGGCCAGTGTCCCCAGGACCGGCACATCATGTTTTCGGTGACCAAGTCGCTGATCGGTGCCTTGGGCGAGCAACTGGTCTGCGAAGACCTGCTGGACCCTACGTTGACGGCCGCCCATTACGTACCGGAACTGACAGGCAGCGCGTTCGGCGATGCGACCGTGCGCCAGTTGTTCGACATGGCCGTGGCGGTCGATTACAGCGAGGTCTATGAGGATCCGGATTCAGAGAGTTCCCAATACGGTTACGCCTGCGGTTTCCAGCCGGCGCCGGCGCAGTACGCGACGTTCGAATCCCTGTATCAGTACTTGCCCTCACTGCGCAAACGCGGCAGTCACGGTGGCTTTTTCCATTACGTGACGGCCACCACCGAGGCGTTGGCCTGGGTCATGGAGCGGGCATCAGGCAAGGCCTGCCATCAGTTGCTCCAAGAGATCTGGAGCCAGTTGGGCTGTGAACGTGACGGCTACTTCCTGGCGGACCCCTGGGGCCGCAGCGTCGCCGGTGCCGGTTTCAGTGCGACCTTGCGTGACATGGCGCGCTTCGGCCGTCTGCTGGCCAACGATGGCCGCCAGGGTGGGACACAACTGCTCTCGGCCGAGGCGCTGGCCGGTATCGCCGCCGGAGCCGACCCCGCGATCTACGCTGCATCCCCTGACTTTTCGAGCTGGACCCCAGGCGCGTCCTACCGCAGCCAATGGTATGTCTTCAACGACCACAGGCAGGCGCTCATGGCCGGTGGCATCCATGGTCAATACCTGTTCATCGACAAACCGTCCGGCGTGGTGATCGTCAAGCAGTCGTCCCTGGGCGAGGCCGTCAGCCCATTCGACGGCGACAGCGTGCGCATGCTGCGTGCCATCGCGGCGCACCTGACGCCCTGA
- a CDS encoding alginate export family protein, producing MVSMMRLSRTFLVLGLPLTAQVAWASYTFEEGNLKGEVNFSAGGAVLSTRNVNFGGGVVDMRSGKNRGTKIDWQEFYVKPGVKLEYAVQPDFSLLAGGSLVGATTLGDGDAGGFSRSSDGKVSTEEFYGGFRAGEWTVTGGRQNYMIGNGFIVMDGNLDQLNDGAYWLAPRTAFKDSAVVAWDHGALKVQGFSLGTDSDLGDFRMSGVNLDYNLDDQVTLGATALKVKAMGPKGSALPRRRDGMLVYNVRALNAKLPGIADLTLNAEYALERGSGEGVDYDAKAWYGQADYTFSTLPLTPVIGYRYASFSGDDNLTDNRQKAWDPLSKGFVDWSTWLIGDVVGNYLLFNSNENVQQFSLKTHLNETLTLGAIHYQFWLDEKNYMGAAVSDRRFADESVVFLDWAPSKSLSTSLSYNWVKPMAAAKQVFGDDRKFSALELYFTYRY from the coding sequence ATGGTTTCCATGATGCGTTTGTCCCGAACGTTCCTCGTGCTCGGGTTACCCTTGACCGCCCAGGTTGCCTGGGCGAGCTACACCTTCGAGGAGGGCAACCTCAAGGGCGAGGTCAACTTCAGTGCCGGTGGCGCAGTCCTTTCTACCCGCAACGTCAACTTTGGCGGCGGTGTGGTGGACATGCGCAGCGGCAAGAATCGCGGCACGAAAATCGACTGGCAGGAGTTCTACGTCAAGCCGGGCGTCAAGTTGGAATACGCCGTGCAGCCGGATTTCAGCCTGTTGGCCGGTGGCTCCCTGGTGGGCGCGACCACGTTGGGTGATGGCGATGCCGGTGGCTTCTCCCGCAGCTCCGATGGCAAGGTGTCGACCGAAGAGTTCTATGGCGGTTTCCGGGCCGGGGAGTGGACGGTCACCGGCGGTCGCCAGAACTACATGATCGGCAACGGTTTCATCGTGATGGATGGCAACCTCGACCAGTTGAACGACGGCGCCTACTGGCTCGCCCCACGCACTGCCTTCAAGGATTCGGCGGTGGTCGCCTGGGATCATGGCGCGTTGAAGGTCCAGGGCTTCAGCCTGGGCACCGACAGCGACCTGGGTGACTTTCGCATGAGCGGCGTGAACCTGGACTACAACCTCGACGACCAGGTGACGCTGGGCGCCACCGCGTTGAAGGTCAAGGCCATGGGGCCCAAGGGCAGCGCATTGCCGCGCCGCCGCGATGGCATGCTGGTGTACAACGTCAGGGCGTTGAACGCCAAGCTCCCGGGCATCGCGGACCTGACCCTCAATGCCGAATACGCCCTGGAGCGAGGCAGCGGCGAAGGCGTGGATTACGACGCCAAGGCCTGGTACGGCCAGGCGGATTACACCTTCAGCACGCTGCCGTTGACCCCGGTGATTGGCTACCGCTACGCGAGCTTTTCCGGCGACGACAACCTCACCGACAACCGACAGAAAGCCTGGGATCCGTTGAGCAAGGGCTTCGTCGACTGGAGCACCTGGCTGATCGGCGATGTCGTCGGCAACTACCTGCTGTTCAACAGCAACGAAAACGTCCAGCAGTTCTCACTCAAGACCCACCTCAACGAAACCCTTACGCTGGGGGCGATCCACTACCAGTTCTGGCTCGACGAAAAAAACTACATGGGCGCTGCCGTCAGTGACCGGCGGTTTGCCGATGAGAGTGTCGTCTTCCTGGATTGGGCGCCTTCGAAGTCGCTGTCCACCTCGCTGTCCTATAACTGGGTCAAGCCCATGGCAGCGGCCAAGCAAGTGTTCGGCGACGACCGGAAGTTCAGCGCGCTGGAACTCTACTTCACCTACCGCTATTAA
- a CDS encoding TetR/AcrR family transcriptional regulator, translated as MSGLRERQKAERRQAISKAAVELFERQGFQNTTIEQIASQAGVSAPTVFKYFGNKQEIILEILHDADQRALTDTRNQMPEIDDPVQALCYLERLLTGYALEVMHPSLWRELLPLILFGGDNGLPEGYRAMNDALRAEISGLIRELQHAGKLRADLDVDLAAFLLNDYSHLQLFRLVNQEQPDIEAHSTQVRRITELLFQGMRA; from the coding sequence GTGAGCGGACTGCGTGAACGTCAAAAAGCCGAACGCCGCCAAGCCATCAGCAAGGCGGCGGTCGAACTGTTCGAGCGCCAGGGTTTCCAGAACACCACCATCGAACAGATCGCCAGCCAGGCCGGCGTATCGGCTCCCACGGTGTTCAAGTATTTCGGCAACAAGCAGGAGATCATCCTGGAGATCCTGCACGACGCCGACCAGCGCGCACTCACCGACACCCGCAACCAGATGCCTGAAATCGACGACCCGGTCCAAGCGCTGTGTTATCTGGAGCGGCTGTTGACCGGCTACGCGCTGGAGGTCATGCACCCGAGCCTGTGGCGCGAGTTGCTGCCGCTGATCCTGTTTGGTGGCGACAACGGGCTGCCCGAGGGGTATCGCGCCATGAACGATGCGCTCAGGGCCGAAATCAGTGGGTTGATCAGGGAATTGCAACACGCTGGCAAGCTGCGCGCCGACCTCGACGTCGACCTCGCCGCCTTCCTGTTGAACGACTATTCGCACTTGCAGCTGTTCCGGTTGGTCAACCAGGAACAACCGGACATCGAGGCACACTCCACCCAGGTCCGGCGGATCACCGAATTGCTCTTCCAAGGCATGCGCGCCTGA